In a single window of the Diospyros lotus cultivar Yz01 chromosome 10, ASM1463336v1, whole genome shotgun sequence genome:
- the LOC127811189 gene encoding uncharacterized protein LOC127811189, with the protein MGALFRSKQELILAFGQYCVDVKMDYRIRRSCTIRFEAGCKDVNCKFMLRARCRPGCSFWHVVKFMPSHTCTPDVYDSHFRSVKAIVIGSLFSESVTSSEYTPRMLMGELLEQHGVQIMYTKAWRSLQHAKILTYGNADESYQQLPSYFHMLKETNPDSITVIETDENNCFLYSFFALGAWLHGFQSYIRPVVAVDATHLKGEHKGVIFVATCKDGEGMIYPIAFGFGDGESDRSWIWFLTKLREAIGVREDLVIVSDRHQSIANAMSCVFPSVPHVFCFFHLKQNLKKRCRQRKDVMTAFYLATYSYTTIECDTYLAEIQSMHPQTHLTFMEARPKKWSRAYCPRIRYSMMTTNIAERAAAARLETIVTSAAVAHVNLANAETLDRGCRVVPVIQGNKYLVQHAKEGDGIVDIVASTCSCCKWDIDQMPCLHAIAVSSFMRVHYHMLCHSYYTADWVRRAYAPPINPLPNKAAWILPTYVRQMVILPPVQRRQPGRPRNGRIPSMGEAR; encoded by the exons ATGGGTGCACTCTTTAGAAGTAAACAAgaactaattttggcatttggacaatattgtgttgatgtgaagatGGACTATCGAATCAGACGTTCGTGCACAATTCGATTTGAGGCTGGTTGCAAGGATGTGAACTGCAAATTTATGCTTCGTGCAAGATGCAGACCTGGTTGTTCGTTTTGGCATGTGGTGAAATTTATGCCGAGTCACACGTGTACTCCTGATGTCTACGATTCACATTTTCGAAGTGTGAAGGCTATTGTCATCGGAAGTTTGTTCTCTGAAAGTGTGACGAGTAGTGAATATACACCTAGAATGCTAATGGGGGAGTTGTTGGAGCAACATGGTGTGCAGATTATGTACACTAAAGCTTGGAGGTCTTTACAACATGCAAAGATACTTACTTATGGTAATGCGGATGAATCATATCAGCAACTaccctcatattttcacatgttaaaagaaacaaatcctgACAGCATCACGGTAATAGAGACAgatgaaaataattgttttttatattcattttttgcactcGGAGCTTGGCTTCATGGTTTCCAGTCTTACATAAGACCGGTTGTTGCCGTTGATGCCACACATTTGAAAGGTGAACACAAAGGGGTGATATTCGTTGCCACTTGCAAAGATGGGGAGGGAATGATTTATCCCATcgcttttggatttggagatggTGAGTCTGACAGATCATGGATATGGTTTTTGACGAAATTGAGAGAGGCTATCGGAGTGCGAGAAGATTTAGTCATTGTTTCTGATCGTCACCAAAGCATTGCGAATGCGATGAGTTGTGTCTTCCCTTCTGTCCCacatgtcttttgtttcttccaccttaagcaaaacttgaagaaacgTTGTAGACAACGAAAAGATGTGATGACTGCATTCTACCTTGCAACATACAGCTACACCACAATAGAGTGTGATACATACTTGGCAGAAATACAATCGATGCATCCTCAGACTCACCTGACATTTATGGAAGCAAGACCGAAAAAGTGGTCACGAGcatattgtccaagaataaGATATTCCATGATGACCACCAACATTGCCGA GCGTGCTGCAGCTGCCAGACTCGAAACCATTGTGACCTCCGCTGCAGTGGCACATGTCAATTTGGCGAATGCCGAAACATTAGACCGAGGATGTCGTGTAGTTCCTGTAATACAAGGGAACAAATATCTCGTGCAACATGCAAAGGAAGGCGATGGGATAGTTGACATTGTTGCGAGTACATGTAGTTGTTGCAAGTGGGACATTGATCAAATGCCATGTCTTCATGCAATTGCTGTTAGCAG TTTCATGAGGGTGCACTACCATATGCTTTGCCATTCATATTACACCGCAGATTGGGTCAGACGTGCATATGCACCTCCCATCAATCCTCTCCCTAACAAGGCTGCTTGGATTCTTCCAACGTACGTCAGACAGATGGTTATACTCCCACCTGTGCAAAGAAGACAACCGGGTAGACCGAGAAATGGTCGGATTCCTTCCATGGGGGAAGCTcgttga
- the LOC127811188 gene encoding uncharacterized protein LOC127811188: protein MRLQNVESNEDLINLKSFFEWIASIGDGTIGGPNDDNAVIDIPDDLLLNALDDPVASIVNNTYPNFTSNVNETEYLQGRAILAPTLDVVETVNEYMISLNATEANTYLSSDTTCRSDCNVDLLQDLHTLEFLNAIRCSGVTNHELKLKVGTPVMLLRNIDHSVGLCNGTRLVITRIGNHVLEPKIMTGSNAGHKVLIPRMTFTPSDPRLPFRLRRRQFPLIVSYAMTINKSQGIDKIKYDITIHFVTEHSSELPATKFPIKDDYGVSGGNQDSGAVPFTSAHSPLQNDDFGTYGMDSLSDDAPDTNDDCDNETDDNSDDSDGDNSDSGGGER from the exons ATGAGGCTCCAAAATGTTGAATCTAATGAAGACTTAATCAACTTAAAGTCTTTTTTTGAATGGATAGCAAGCATAGGGGATGGAACAATTGGCGGTCCGAATGATGATAATGCGGTTATTGATATACCGGATGACCTGTTGTTGAATGCATTAGATGATCCTGTCGCCTCAATCGTGAACAACACGTATCCAAACTTTACTTCTAATGTCAATGAAACTGAATATCTTCAAGGCAGAGCTATACTAGCACCGACTCTTGATGTTGTGGAGACTGTCAATGAGTACATGATTTCACTTAACGCAACTGAGGCAAATACATACTTAAGTTCAGACACAACTTGCAGATCAGATTGTAATGTTGATCTTTTACAAGATCTTCACACgcttgaatttttaaatgcaATTAGGTGTTCTGGCGTGACGAACCATGAATTGAAGCTAAAGGTTGGCACTCCGGTTATGCTATTGAGAAACATAGATCATTCCGTGGGGTTATGCAATGGCACTAGGTTGGTTATCACAAGAATTGGAAACCATGTTCTTGAGCCAAAAATTATGACAGGCAGCAATGCTGGACATAAGGTTCTTATTCCAAGGATGACATTTACCCCATCTGACCCTAGGCTGCCCTTCAGACTACGAAGGAGGCAATTCCCTCTTATTGTGTCATACGCAATGACAATCAACAAAAGTCAAG GAATTGATAAAATAAAGTACGACATCACCATTCATTTTGTAACAGAACACTCAAGCGAACTTCCAGCTACCAAGTTCCCGATCAAGGACGACTACGGTGTCAG TGGTGGTAATCAAGATTCAGGTGCCGTTCCATTTACATCCGCACATAGTCCActacaaaatgatgattttggtacaTATGGTATGGACAGTTTGTCAGATGATGCTCCAGACACGAATGATGATTGTGATAATGAAACTGATGATAATAGTGACGATAGCGATGGTGATAATAGTGATAGTGGTGGTGGTGAAAGATGA